A stretch of Lathyrus oleraceus cultivar Zhongwan6 chromosome 6, CAAS_Psat_ZW6_1.0, whole genome shotgun sequence DNA encodes these proteins:
- the LOC127092143 gene encoding uncharacterized protein LOC127092143: MASTKVQRVMTQPINLIFRFLQSKVRIQIWLFEQKDLRIEGRIIGFDEYMNLVLDDAEEANVKKKSRKTLGRILLEGDNITLMMNTGK; the protein is encoded by the exons ATGGCGAGTACCAAAGTTCAGAGGGTTATGACCCAACCCATT AACTTGATCTTCAGGTTTCTTCAAAGC AAAGTTCGCATTCAGATTTGGCTCTTTGAGCAAAAGGATTTGAGGATTGAAGGAAGAATCATT GGTTTTGATGAGTACATGAATTTGGTTTTGGATGACGCTGAAGAAGCAAATGTCAAGAAGAAGAGCAGAAAGACATTAG GGAGGATCCTTCTTGAAGGAGACAACATCACTTTAATGATGAACAC GGGGAAATGA